TTGTGAAAGCTTTAATTGCTAGTGGAAGAGCTGTCTTCTTTATGTACAAAACCATATCAGCTGCCTTTAGTTGGATAACTGGGGGTTCGGATTTGAATCCAAAGACAAGGAATGCAGATGCCCATAGATGATCAAAGTTGACTAAGGGGTTGCCAATTTTACTTACTCCCTGCACTGTGGCCTTGGCAGTTGATATACCATCCTTTCTTCTTGCAAAAACTTGAGTTATAGGGTGGAACTGAATCCAACAACCAGTTTGTCTGTTCGCTTTTCGCGCTAGTCCCAGTTTAACAAGAAGAATTGCTGAATCTTCTTCACTTTGGGGTGCTAATCCACAACCAGAGAAGCATCCAAATGTCAGGCTTAAGCATTTGGTCCATTGTTTAAATCTGTTCTCAATAGCAGACATACCCCTGGCTGTTGTCCCTAGCAAAGTTGCTGAAATGGGTGATGGAGCAAACCAAGCACCAACAAGAAGCATTCTTGAGGCAAGAAGGTTCTTTGTGCCATTGGTGTGTTGCAAGACTGTGAGACAAAAACGTAGAAGCTTCATTAGGAAAGGACTGTTTTTACAGTATTGCTCATCATTTATGCTCATATAGGAGTATGCAGAACCATCTTCCTGTGGAGCTTGATTCATAGCTTCAAAAAGTGCAGATGGAGAAATTGAAAGCTCGGAAAGGAGTGATCCAATCACCCACAAACCAAAGCTCAACCTTCCCAATTTCTCGTCAAATTTTTGAAGAAACTCTAGCTCCTCACTTGGGTAGTCAGTTTTCCTCCTTCCTCTCATTAAGAGCATTGCATCTGATAATGGCAAAGGTGGAAGCTGCATCATTTCAAAATTCATCACCTTAGGTAGTCTGGTTGTGATAATCACATGTGACCCTTTAGTGTTTCTTGGAATCAAATCATATAAATCCTTCCCTTCCCACCATTCTGTTTCTGTCTCAAGATTGTCAATAATAAGTAGATATGGTATGTCTCTGAACAGCTCTCTTTTGACTCTCTTGAATGCTTCAAATTCTTGCTCTTCGAAGCTTCTAATTCTCTCCCTTTCCTTTTCACCATCAGCACTCACATCCAGTCCTAAATTGAGAGAAAGATTTAGTATGTTCTGCCTCAAATACCGAGCTTCCCCACCAATCCACAAGACCATTTTATATCTCTGAGAATATCTATAAGCAAACTCAAGTGCAAGCTCTGTCTTTCCTATGCCTGCAGTACCATTTATACAAAACACACTGTTGCTTCCCAAGCTCTTGTGAGTCCCATTTTTTGATTTCTTGTATCTTGACCTCTTCAATGAATTCCTTTCCATAACTGGTTCCACCCAAGCCTCTAAATCTGGTTCTTTGCACTTGCCTCCCAACTccaaattaatatatgttcCCCCTTTAGCAGTGGTAGTGACCTCCTCGCTCTCCTCATTTTCAAAGCTATCAGATTGCCCGCTGGCTTctccttttatgtttggaaTGGAGCACTTCTGTTCAAGACTATCCCACCCACATCCAAATAAAGCAGTTTCAATCTCCGTCATTTCCTTCTCTCTACCAACAAAAAATCTGTTTCGTGGGAATGGGAGCTCCTCAAATCCTTCTACTGCATCATTCTCAGCCACACTCTTTCTGCCAAGCTTAGCTCTTAATAGACCAGCAACTTTAGTTATACAGCTCCTCCAATTACCCTCATTAGCTTCCAGCTTGAACTCTTGCGAATTCAATAGTCCATCAATTGCTTCTTTTCGCTCTTTATCGATTGAATTGCAGTAAAGAAGCCCCATGACTTCAGCAAGTTCAGTGCCAAAGAAAAGTGGGATCAAGTTCTTCTTCTGAGCAAAGAATCTAATCTCTTCTAAACTCAGATGGTTAAGAAAGCAAGAGTTGGTCACTACCACAACTCCATAA
The Ricinus communis isolate WT05 ecotype wild-type chromosome 1, ASM1957865v1, whole genome shotgun sequence DNA segment above includes these coding regions:
- the LOC8267920 gene encoding uncharacterized protein LOC8267920 gives rise to the protein MAMDEEASLSSELPQDPPSGLTVKISTSCNRSGKNILTHLSTSNTDLPSPNLKSSIESSPYNSPLVSPPSSAFVSALQSPYISPRAISINPKPQETKTPPENPTPVTHPSSPPASSYRGSQSDDIPSSSYTPPSDQYEFSDDPADAKLKYVTCGALQDPAPPRISFSFPVPRISFKGSVSPASNAKLSYDVYIGFHGQNPNLIRFCKWLKSELELQGIACFVADRAKYCDQSQEIADRVICSVTYGVVVVTNSCFLNHLSLEEIRFFAQKKNLIPLFFGTELAEVMGLLYCNSIDKERKEAIDGLLNSQEFKLEANEGNWRSCITKVAGLLRAKLGRKSVAENDAVEGFEELPFPRNRFFVGREKEMTEIETALFGCGWDSLEQKCSIPNIKGEASGQSDSFENEESEEVTTTAKGGTYINLELGGKCKEPDLEAWVEPVMERNSLKRSRYKKSKNGTHKSLGSNSVFCINGTAGIGKTELALEFAYRYSQRYKMVLWIGGEARYLRQNILNLSLNLGLDVSADGEKERERIRSFEEQEFEAFKRVKRELFRDIPYLLIIDNLETETEWWEGKDLYDLIPRNTKGSHVIITTRLPKVMNFEMMQLPPLPLSDAMLLMRGRRKTDYPSEELEFLQKFDEKLGRLSFGLWVIGSLLSELSISPSALFEAMNQAPQEDGSAYSYMSINDEQYCKNSPFLMKLLRFCLTVLQHTNGTKNLLASRMLLVGAWFAPSPISATLLGTTARGMSAIENRFKQWTKCLSLTFGCFSGCGLAPQSEEDSAILLVKLGLARKANRQTGCWIQFHPITQVFARRKDGISTAKATVQGVSKIGNPLVNFDHLWASAFLVFGFKSEPPVIQLKAADMVLYIKKTALPLAIKAFTTFSRCNLALELLKVCTNVLEEVEKSFVSQIQDWCHDSLCWKKKIQGQQRVDEYLWQDVTLLKATLLETRAKLLLRGGHFDSGEKLCRTCISIRTVMLGHSHAQTLAAQETLAKLVRMRSKI